The following proteins are encoded in a genomic region of Variovorax paradoxus:
- a CDS encoding propionate--CoA ligase, with product MAGADFHNKETSQMSRYEEFYRQSVDAPEAFWAEQARLIDWQTPPAQVLDASRPPFARWFVDGTTNLCHNAVDRHLAARGDQAALIFVSTETGTEKTYSFRELHAEVQRTAASLIELGVGKGDRVLIYMPMIPEAAFAMLACARIGAIHCVVFGGFASGSLATRIEDAEPKVVVSADAGSRGGKVIAYKPLLDEAIRLSKHKPPAVLLTDRGLAPMALTAGRDHLAAELSRKHLDTEVPCAWLAATDISYTIYTSGTTGKPKGVQRDVGGYAVALAASMQHIFGGRPGETYFSTSDIGWVVGHSYIVYGPLIAGMATLMYEGLPTQGLDKQPDGGIWWRLVEKYKVTVMFSAPTAVRVLKKQDPALLRKYDLSSLRALFLAGEPLDEPTARWIGEGLGVPIIDNYWQTESGWPIITIANGVESKPSKFGSPGVPMYGFRVKILHEATGEELTGANEKGVVVIEGPTPPGFMQTVWKDDARFVDTYWKTVPGKMVYSTFDWGIRDEDGYFYILGRTDDVINVAGHRLGTREIEECISGHAGVAEVAVVGVADALKGQVAMAFVVPRDGGAVIDADMALKLEGEIMKVVADQLGALARPVRVRFVNGLPKTRSGKLLRRAIQAVCEQRDPGDLTTLDDPATLQQIKQLLSSA from the coding sequence ATCGCCGGGGCTGATTTCCATAACAAGGAGACATCGCAGATGAGCCGCTATGAAGAGTTCTATCGCCAATCGGTCGATGCGCCCGAGGCATTCTGGGCCGAGCAGGCCCGGCTGATCGATTGGCAGACGCCGCCGGCTCAAGTGCTGGATGCCAGCCGGCCGCCATTTGCCCGCTGGTTCGTGGATGGCACCACCAATCTGTGCCACAACGCCGTGGACCGGCATCTGGCCGCGCGCGGCGATCAAGCGGCGCTGATCTTTGTCTCGACCGAAACCGGCACTGAAAAAACCTACAGCTTCCGCGAACTCCATGCCGAGGTACAGCGCACCGCGGCCAGTCTGATCGAGCTGGGCGTCGGGAAGGGCGACCGCGTGCTCATCTATATGCCGATGATTCCGGAGGCCGCATTCGCGATGCTGGCCTGCGCGCGGATCGGCGCGATCCATTGCGTGGTCTTCGGCGGTTTTGCGAGCGGCTCGCTGGCCACGCGCATCGAGGATGCCGAGCCCAAGGTGGTGGTGAGCGCCGATGCCGGCTCGCGCGGCGGCAAGGTCATTGCGTACAAGCCCTTGCTCGACGAGGCCATCCGGCTTTCGAAGCACAAGCCGCCGGCGGTGCTCCTGACCGACCGCGGCCTGGCGCCGATGGCGCTGACCGCGGGCCGCGACCACCTGGCTGCCGAGTTGAGCCGGAAGCACCTCGACACCGAAGTGCCTTGCGCCTGGCTGGCCGCGACCGACATCAGCTACACCATCTACACGAGCGGCACCACCGGCAAGCCCAAGGGCGTGCAGCGCGATGTAGGCGGCTATGCGGTGGCGCTGGCCGCCAGCATGCAGCACATCTTCGGCGGACGGCCCGGCGAAACCTATTTCTCGACCAGCGACATCGGCTGGGTGGTGGGCCACAGCTACATCGTCTACGGGCCGCTGATTGCCGGCATGGCCACCCTGATGTATGAGGGCCTGCCCACGCAAGGCCTCGACAAGCAGCCCGACGGCGGTATCTGGTGGCGCCTGGTCGAGAAGTACAAGGTGACGGTGATGTTCAGCGCACCCACGGCCGTGCGCGTGCTCAAGAAGCAGGATCCGGCGCTGCTCAGGAAATACGACCTGTCGAGCCTGCGCGCGCTGTTCCTGGCGGGCGAGCCGCTCGACGAGCCCACCGCGCGCTGGATCGGCGAGGGGCTGGGCGTGCCGATCATCGACAACTACTGGCAGACCGAATCGGGCTGGCCGATCATCACCATTGCCAATGGCGTCGAGAGCAAGCCCAGCAAATTCGGCAGCCCCGGCGTGCCGATGTACGGCTTTCGCGTGAAGATCCTGCACGAAGCCACGGGCGAGGAGCTGACAGGCGCCAACGAGAAGGGCGTGGTCGTGATCGAGGGCCCGACGCCGCCGGGCTTCATGCAAACGGTGTGGAAGGACGATGCGCGCTTCGTCGATACCTACTGGAAGACCGTGCCCGGCAAGATGGTCTATTCGACCTTCGACTGGGGTATTCGCGACGAGGACGGCTACTTCTACATCCTCGGCCGTACCGACGATGTCATCAACGTGGCGGGCCACCGCCTCGGTACGCGCGAGATCGAAGAATGCATCTCAGGCCACGCCGGCGTGGCCGAGGTGGCGGTCGTCGGCGTGGCGGATGCGCTCAAGGGCCAGGTCGCAATGGCCTTCGTCGTGCCCAGGGACGGCGGGGCAGTCATCGACGCCGATATGGCGCTGAAGCTGGAGGGCGAGATCATGAAAGTCGTGGCCGACCAGCTCGGCGCACTGGCGCGGCCGGTGCGCGTTCGCTTCGTGAACGGGCTGCCCAAGACCCGCAGCGGCAAGTTGCTGCGACGCGCCATCCAGGCCGTGTGCGAGCAGCGGGATCCGGGCGACCTGACCACCCTCGACGACCCCGCCACGCTGCAGCAGATCAAACAGTTACTTTCTTCCGCCTGA
- a CDS encoding PP2C family protein-serine/threonine phosphatase: MTLGFRLAAATGLHKGDRPYQQDQVLMMSHPRVPGCMLGVIADGMGGRSGGRKASDQVLMTARQLFTRYHPDRDSSTAVLRQLLEDAHTVIKLTALSSEQEPHSTLAAFLMNPKGDCAWIHAGDSRIYHFQDGELVTRTRDHSYVQVLVDRGEISEAQANVHPKGNILLGCLGMTTTPPPIEPHYIPAMQPGDLLMACSDGLWHYFSPEELASVLYGEQPRDAVELLVSEARRRARGTGDNISIAVLKLEALPAEA, from the coding sequence ATGACCCTAGGCTTTCGACTTGCCGCCGCCACCGGCCTCCACAAGGGAGACCGCCCCTACCAGCAGGACCAGGTGCTGATGATGAGCCATCCGCGCGTGCCGGGCTGCATGCTGGGCGTCATTGCCGACGGCATGGGCGGGCGCAGCGGCGGGCGCAAGGCGTCCGACCAGGTGCTGATGACGGCGCGCCAGCTCTTCACCCGCTACCACCCCGATCGCGACAGTTCCACGGCAGTGCTGCGGCAGCTGCTGGAAGATGCGCACACGGTCATCAAGCTCACGGCCCTGTCGAGCGAGCAGGAGCCGCACAGCACGCTGGCCGCCTTTCTGATGAACCCCAAGGGCGACTGCGCGTGGATTCACGCGGGCGACTCCCGCATCTATCACTTCCAGGACGGCGAACTCGTCACGCGCACGCGCGACCACTCCTATGTGCAGGTGCTCGTCGACCGCGGCGAAATCAGCGAGGCCCAGGCCAATGTCCACCCCAAGGGGAACATCCTCCTGGGCTGCCTCGGCATGACAACGACCCCACCGCCGATCGAGCCCCACTACATTCCGGCAATGCAGCCCGGCGACCTGCTGATGGCCTGCAGCGACGGGCTCTGGCACTACTTCAGCCCGGAGGAACTGGCGAGCGTGCTGTATGGGGAGCAGCCGCGCGATGCCGTGGAACTCCTCGTGAGCGAGGCGCGCCGCCGCGCCCGCGGCACGGGCGACAACATCTCCATCGCGGTACTGAAGCTCGAGGCGCTTCCCGCGGAAGCCTGA
- the odhB gene encoding 2-oxoglutarate dehydrogenase complex dihydrolipoyllysine-residue succinyltransferase, whose protein sequence is MSIVEVKVPQLSESVAEATMLTWKKKAGEAVAVDEILIEIETDKVVLEVPAPSAGVLAEIVQPDGATVVAEQLIARIDTEGKGAAAAPAAASAAAPAAAAAPAPAAAAAATGGSKSDVAMPAAAKLLADNNLKTGDVAGTGKDGRVTKGDVLGAVASGAKPAPTVAAPAAKPALPQVAAPARAADLGERPEQRVPMSRLRARIAERLLQSQSTNAILTTFNEVNMAPVMELRKRFQDSFTKEHGVKLGFMSFFVKAAVHALKKYPVINASVDGNDILYHGYFDIGIAVGSPRGLVVPILRNADQMSFADIEKKIAEYGKKAQDGKLGIEEMTGGTFSISNGGTFGSMLSTPIINPPQSAILGVHATKDRAVVENGQIVVRPMNYLAMSYDHRIIDGREAVLGLVAMKEALEDPSRLLFDI, encoded by the coding sequence ATGTCTATCGTAGAAGTCAAAGTCCCCCAGCTTTCCGAATCCGTGGCCGAAGCCACCATGCTCACCTGGAAGAAGAAAGCCGGCGAAGCCGTCGCCGTCGATGAAATCCTGATCGAGATCGAAACCGACAAGGTCGTGCTGGAAGTGCCGGCGCCCTCGGCCGGCGTGCTGGCCGAAATCGTGCAGCCCGATGGCGCCACCGTGGTGGCCGAGCAGCTGATCGCCAGGATCGACACCGAAGGCAAGGGCGCGGCCGCCGCACCTGCAGCAGCATCCGCTGCCGCCCCGGCGGCCGCCGCAGCACCTGCACCGGCCGCTGCTGCTGCCGCCACCGGCGGTTCGAAGTCGGACGTCGCCATGCCCGCCGCCGCCAAGCTGCTGGCCGACAACAACCTCAAGACCGGCGACGTGGCCGGCACCGGCAAGGACGGCCGCGTCACCAAGGGCGACGTGCTCGGCGCCGTGGCCTCGGGTGCCAAGCCCGCGCCCACCGTGGCCGCCCCGGCTGCCAAGCCTGCACTGCCGCAAGTCGCCGCGCCCGCCCGCGCGGCCGACCTGGGTGAACGCCCCGAGCAGCGCGTGCCGATGAGCCGCCTGCGCGCCCGCATTGCCGAGCGCCTGTTGCAATCGCAATCGACCAACGCCATCCTGACGACGTTCAACGAAGTGAACATGGCGCCCGTCATGGAACTGCGCAAGCGCTTCCAGGACAGCTTCACCAAGGAACACGGCGTGAAGCTCGGCTTCATGAGCTTCTTCGTGAAGGCCGCGGTGCATGCGCTGAAGAAGTACCCGGTGATCAACGCCTCGGTCGACGGCAACGACATCCTGTACCACGGCTATTTCGACATCGGCATTGCCGTCGGTTCGCCGCGCGGCCTGGTGGTGCCCATCCTGCGCAACGCCGACCAGATGAGCTTTGCCGACATCGAGAAGAAGATCGCCGAATACGGCAAGAAGGCGCAAGACGGCAAGCTGGGCATCGAAGAGATGACCGGCGGCACGTTCTCCATCTCGAACGGCGGCACCTTCGGCTCGATGCTCTCGACCCCGATCATCAACCCGCCCCAGTCCGCGATTCTCGGCGTGCACGCCACCAAGGACCGCGCCGTGGTCGAGAACGGCCAGATCGTCGTCCGCCCGATGAACTATCTCGCCATGAGCTACGACCACCGCATCATCGACGGCCGCGAAGCCGTGCTGGGCCTGGTCGCCATGAAGGAAGCGCTGGAAGATCCGTCGCGCCTCCTGTTCGACATCTGA
- the lpdA gene encoding dihydrolipoyl dehydrogenase, with protein MANKQFDVIVIGGGPGGYIAAIRAAQLGFNVACIDEWKNGKGGPAPGGTCTNVGCIPSKALLQSSEHFEQAGHHFADHGIKVEGLGLDIDKMLARKDQVVKQNNDGILYLFKKNKISFFHGRGSFVKTDETGYEIKVAGAAEESISGKHIILATGSNARALPGTPFDEENILSNDGALRIGAVPKKLGLIGSGVIGLEMGSVWRRLGAEVTVLEALPTFLGAVDEQIAKEAKKAFDKQKLKIELGVKVGEIKSSKKGVSVAWTNAKGEAQTLEVDKLIVSIGRVPNTIGLNAEAVGLKLDERGAIAVDDDCKTSLPNVWAIGDVVRGPMLAHKAEEEGVAVAERIAGQHGHVNFNTVPWVIYTSPEIAWVGQTEQQLKAAGRAYKAGTFPFLANGRARALGDTTGMVKFLADATTDEILGVHIVGPQASELISEAVVAMEFKASAEDIARICHAHPSLSEATKEAALAVDKRTLNF; from the coding sequence ATGGCAAACAAACAATTCGACGTCATCGTCATCGGCGGCGGCCCCGGCGGCTACATCGCCGCCATTCGCGCCGCGCAACTCGGCTTCAACGTCGCCTGTATCGACGAGTGGAAGAACGGCAAGGGCGGCCCCGCACCGGGCGGCACCTGCACCAACGTGGGCTGCATTCCGTCGAAGGCGCTGCTGCAATCGTCGGAGCACTTCGAGCAGGCCGGCCACCACTTTGCCGACCACGGCATCAAGGTGGAGGGCCTTGGCCTGGACATCGACAAGATGCTGGCCCGCAAGGACCAGGTCGTGAAGCAGAACAACGACGGCATCCTGTACCTGTTCAAGAAGAACAAGATCAGCTTCTTCCATGGCCGCGGTTCGTTCGTGAAGACTGACGAAACCGGCTATGAGATCAAGGTGGCGGGTGCTGCCGAAGAATCGATCAGCGGCAAGCACATCATCCTGGCCACGGGCTCCAATGCCCGCGCATTGCCCGGCACGCCGTTCGACGAAGAAAACATCCTCTCGAACGACGGCGCACTGCGTATCGGCGCAGTGCCCAAGAAGCTGGGCCTGATCGGCTCGGGCGTCATCGGCCTCGAGATGGGCTCGGTGTGGCGCCGCCTGGGCGCTGAAGTCACGGTGCTCGAAGCGCTGCCGACCTTCCTCGGCGCGGTCGACGAGCAGATCGCCAAGGAGGCCAAGAAGGCCTTCGACAAGCAGAAGCTCAAGATCGAACTCGGCGTCAAGGTCGGCGAGATCAAGTCGTCGAAGAAGGGCGTGAGCGTTGCCTGGACCAATGCCAAGGGCGAAGCCCAGACGCTCGAAGTCGACAAGCTGATCGTCTCGATCGGCCGCGTGCCCAACACCATCGGCCTGAACGCCGAAGCCGTGGGTCTCAAGCTCGACGAGCGCGGCGCCATTGCCGTGGACGACGACTGCAAGACCAGCCTGCCCAACGTGTGGGCCATCGGCGACGTGGTGCGCGGCCCGATGCTCGCGCACAAGGCCGAGGAAGAGGGCGTTGCCGTGGCGGAGCGCATTGCGGGCCAGCACGGCCACGTCAACTTCAACACCGTGCCGTGGGTGATCTACACCAGCCCCGAGATCGCGTGGGTTGGCCAGACCGAGCAGCAGCTCAAGGCCGCGGGCCGTGCCTACAAGGCCGGCACCTTCCCGTTCCTCGCGAACGGCCGCGCACGCGCGCTGGGCGACACGACCGGCATGGTCAAGTTCCTGGCCGATGCAACGACGGACGAAATTCTCGGCGTGCATATCGTCGGCCCGCAGGCCAGCGAACTGATCTCCGAAGCCGTGGTGGCCATGGAGTTCAAGGCCAGCGCCGAAGACATCGCGCGCATCTGCCATGCGCACCCGTCGCTGTCGGAAGCCACCAAGGAAGCGGCACTTGCCGTGGACAAGCGCACGCTGAACTTCTGA
- the zapE gene encoding cell division protein ZapE encodes MTSVKEAYEAELAVRGFQSDPAQLRAVEALDRCAREWADYKAQRSNALKKFINRPELPRGVYMYGGVGRGKSFLMDLFFNAVPLRRKTRLHFHEFMREVHRELRELQGTVNPLDELGLRISKRYKLICFDEFHVADITDAMILHRLLVSLFENGVGFVTTSNFKPDDLYPGGLHRDRILPAIALLNEKLEVLSVDNGTDYRRRTLEQLRMYLTPNDAGAEKELRKAFDKLAETADENPILHIEQREIRARRKAGGVVWFDFKTLCGGPRSQNDYLEIASQFHTVLLSDVPHMPVRMASEARRFTWLVDVLYDRRVKLIMSAEVPPEALYTEGPLAHEFPRTVSRLTEMQSSEFLSLERRIVDTRLT; translated from the coding sequence TTGACCAGCGTCAAAGAGGCCTACGAGGCGGAACTCGCGGTGCGCGGGTTCCAGAGCGATCCCGCGCAACTGCGCGCCGTCGAGGCGCTGGACCGTTGCGCGCGCGAGTGGGCCGACTACAAGGCCCAGCGCTCCAACGCGCTGAAGAAGTTCATCAACCGGCCGGAGCTCCCGCGCGGCGTCTACATGTATGGCGGCGTCGGGCGGGGCAAGAGCTTCCTGATGGACCTGTTCTTCAACGCCGTGCCGCTGCGGCGCAAGACGCGTCTGCACTTTCACGAGTTCATGCGCGAGGTGCACCGCGAACTGCGCGAGCTGCAGGGCACGGTCAACCCGCTCGATGAGCTGGGGTTGCGGATATCGAAGCGGTACAAGCTGATCTGCTTCGACGAGTTTCACGTGGCGGACATCACCGACGCGATGATTCTTCATCGCCTGCTGGTGTCGCTGTTCGAGAACGGCGTGGGCTTTGTCACCACCTCCAATTTCAAGCCCGACGACCTGTATCCCGGCGGGCTGCATCGCGACCGCATCCTGCCCGCGATCGCGCTGCTGAACGAGAAGCTCGAAGTGCTGAGCGTGGACAACGGCACCGACTACCGGCGCCGCACGCTCGAGCAATTGCGGATGTATCTCACGCCGAACGATGCGGGCGCAGAGAAAGAATTGCGCAAGGCGTTCGACAAGCTGGCCGAGACGGCCGACGAAAACCCGATCCTGCACATCGAGCAGCGCGAGATCCGCGCCAGGCGCAAGGCGGGCGGCGTGGTCTGGTTCGACTTCAAGACGCTGTGCGGCGGGCCCCGCTCGCAAAACGACTATCTTGAAATCGCCAGCCAGTTTCACACCGTGCTGCTGTCCGACGTGCCGCACATGCCGGTTCGCATGGCTTCCGAAGCACGCCGTTTCACGTGGCTGGTCGATGTCTTGTACGACCGCCGCGTCAAGCTCATCATGTCGGCTGAGGTGCCGCCGGAGGCGTTGTACACCGAGGGACCGCTCGCCCATGAGTTTCCGCGAACGGTTTCCAGGTTGACCGAAATGCAATCGAGCGAATTCCTCTCCCTGGAGCGCCGGATCGTCGACACTCGCCTGACATGA
- a CDS encoding 2-oxoglutarate dehydrogenase E1 component: MSDSSTPSAYTAYQGNTYLFGGNAPYVEEMYENYLANPGSVPDNWRSYFDALQNVPAVDGSNTRDVPHQPVINAFAERAKQGTTKVVQASGADSELGRKRTAVQQLIAAYRNVGARWADLDPLKRAERPAIPELEPSFYGFTDADLETVFNTSNTFFGKETMSLRDLLNALRETYCGTIGVEYMYTTDQNHKRWWQQKIESARTNPQLTAEQKKHVLNRLTAAEGLERFLHTKYVGQKRFSLEGGESFIVSMDELINQAGIKGVQEIVIGMAHRGRLNVLVNSLGKLPADLFAEFDHTAPEDLPSGDVKYHQGFSSDVTTPGGPVHLSLAFNPSHLEIVNPVVEGSVRSRMDRRADPQGKQVLPVLVHGDAAFAGQGVVMETLALAETRGYFTGGTVHIVINNQIGFTTSDPRDSRSTLYCSDIVKMIEAPVLHVNGDDPEAVVLATQLALEFRMEFQKDVVVDIVCFRKLGHNEQDTPSLTQPLMYKKIAQHPGTRKLYADKLATQGLGDTLGDDMVKAQRAAFDEGKNTIDPVLTNFKSKYAVDWSPYLNKKWTDAGDTAIPSSEWKRLAEKITTVPAGFTVHPLVKKVLDDRAAMGRGDVNVDWGMGEHMAFASLVASGYPVRLSGEDSGRGTFTHRHAVLHDQNREKFDTGTFTPLQNVAENQAPFVVIDSILSEEAVLAFEYGYASNDPNTLVIWEAQFGDFVNGAQVVIDQFIASGEVKWGRVNGLTMMLPHGYEGQGPEHSSARLERFMQLSADANMQVVQPTTASQIFHVLRRQMVRNLRKPLIILTPKSLLRNKDATSPLSEFTKGSFQTVIPDSKGLKAEKVKRLVACSGKVYYDLFKKREERGDEDVAIIRVEQLYPFPHKAFAAEVKKYPNLVDVVWCQDEPQNQGAWFFVQHYIHENMQEGQKLGYSGRAASASPAVGYSHLHQEQQKALVDGAFGKLKGFVLTK, from the coding sequence ATGAGCGATTCTTCTACGCCCTCGGCGTACACCGCCTATCAGGGCAACACCTACCTCTTCGGCGGCAATGCGCCCTATGTCGAGGAGATGTACGAAAACTACCTTGCCAACCCGGGCAGCGTGCCTGACAACTGGCGCTCGTATTTCGATGCGCTGCAGAACGTCCCCGCGGTCGACGGCTCCAACACCCGTGACGTGCCGCACCAGCCCGTCATCAACGCCTTTGCCGAACGCGCCAAACAGGGCACGACCAAGGTGGTTCAGGCCAGCGGCGCCGATTCCGAGCTCGGCCGCAAGCGCACCGCCGTCCAGCAGCTGATTGCCGCCTACCGCAACGTCGGCGCCCGCTGGGCCGACCTCGACCCCCTGAAGCGCGCCGAGCGCCCGGCCATTCCGGAACTCGAGCCCTCGTTCTACGGCTTCACCGATGCCGATCTCGAGACGGTGTTCAACACCAGCAACACCTTCTTCGGCAAGGAGACCATGTCGCTGCGCGACCTGCTCAATGCCTTGCGTGAAACGTACTGCGGCACCATCGGCGTCGAGTACATGTACACCACCGACCAGAACCACAAGCGCTGGTGGCAGCAGAAGATCGAAAGCGCGCGCACCAACCCGCAGCTGACGGCCGAACAGAAAAAGCACGTGCTGAACCGCCTCACCGCGGCCGAAGGCCTCGAGCGCTTCCTGCACACCAAGTACGTCGGCCAGAAGCGCTTCTCGCTCGAAGGCGGCGAGAGCTTCATCGTCTCGATGGACGAACTCATCAACCAGGCCGGCATCAAGGGCGTGCAGGAAATCGTGATCGGCATGGCCCACCGCGGCCGCCTGAACGTGCTGGTCAACTCGCTGGGCAAGTTGCCGGCCGACCTGTTCGCCGAGTTCGACCACACCGCCCCCGAAGACCTGCCGAGCGGCGACGTCAAGTACCACCAGGGCTTCAGCTCGGACGTGACCACCCCCGGCGGCCCGGTGCACCTGAGCCTGGCGTTCAACCCCTCGCACCTCGAAATTGTGAACCCCGTGGTCGAAGGCTCCGTGCGCTCGCGCATGGACCGCCGCGCCGACCCGCAGGGCAAGCAGGTGCTGCCCGTGCTCGTGCACGGCGACGCGGCCTTCGCAGGCCAGGGCGTCGTCATGGAAACGCTGGCGCTGGCCGAAACGCGCGGCTACTTCACGGGCGGCACGGTTCACATCGTCATCAACAACCAGATCGGTTTCACCACCAGCGACCCGCGCGACAGCCGCTCGACGCTGTACTGCTCGGACATCGTCAAGATGATCGAAGCACCGGTGCTGCACGTGAACGGCGACGACCCCGAAGCCGTGGTGCTCGCCACCCAGCTCGCCCTTGAATTCCGCATGGAGTTCCAGAAAGACGTGGTGGTCGACATCGTCTGCTTCCGCAAGCTGGGCCATAACGAGCAGGACACCCCTTCGCTCACCCAGCCGCTGATGTACAAGAAGATCGCCCAGCACCCCGGCACGCGCAAGCTGTACGCGGACAAGCTGGCGACGCAGGGTCTCGGCGACACGCTCGGCGACGACATGGTCAAGGCGCAGCGCGCCGCCTTCGACGAAGGCAAGAACACCATCGACCCGGTGCTCACCAACTTCAAGAGCAAGTACGCGGTCGACTGGAGCCCCTACCTCAACAAGAAGTGGACCGACGCCGGCGACACCGCCATTCCGTCCAGCGAGTGGAAGCGCCTGGCCGAGAAGATCACCACGGTGCCGGCCGGCTTCACGGTGCACCCGCTCGTGAAGAAGGTGCTGGACGACCGCGCCGCCATGGGCCGCGGCGACGTGAACGTCGACTGGGGCATGGGCGAGCACATGGCCTTTGCCTCGCTGGTGGCCAGCGGCTATCCGGTCCGCCTGTCGGGCGAAGACTCGGGCCGTGGCACGTTCACGCACCGCCACGCCGTGCTGCACGACCAGAACCGCGAGAAGTTCGACACCGGCACCTTCACGCCGCTGCAGAACGTGGCTGAAAACCAGGCGCCGTTCGTCGTCATCGACTCCATCCTGTCGGAAGAAGCCGTGCTCGCGTTCGAATACGGCTACGCCTCGAACGACCCGAACACGCTCGTCATCTGGGAAGCCCAGTTCGGCGACTTCGTGAACGGTGCGCAAGTGGTGATCGACCAGTTCATCGCTTCGGGCGAAGTGAAGTGGGGCCGCGTCAACGGCCTGACCATGATGCTGCCGCACGGCTACGAGGGCCAAGGCCCCGAGCACAGCTCGGCACGCCTGGAGCGCTTCATGCAGCTGAGCGCCGACGCCAACATGCAAGTGGTGCAGCCGACCACCGCCAGCCAGATCTTCCACGTGCTGCGTCGCCAGATGGTGCGCAACCTGCGCAAGCCGCTGATCATCCTCACGCCGAAGTCGCTGCTGCGCAACAAGGATGCGACCTCGCCGCTGTCCGAGTTCACCAAGGGCAGCTTCCAGACGGTCATTCCGGACAGCAAGGGTCTGAAGGCCGAGAAGGTCAAGCGACTGGTCGCCTGCTCGGGCAAGGTCTACTACGACCTGTTCAAGAAGCGCGAGGAGCGTGGCGACGAAGACGTGGCCATCATCCGCGTCGAGCAGCTCTATCCGTTCCCGCACAAGGCGTTTGCCGCCGAGGTCAAGAAGTACCCCAACCTCGTCGACGTGGTCTGGTGTCAGGACGAACCGCAGAACCAGGGCGCCTGGTTCTTCGTGCAGCACTACATCCACGAAAACATGCAGGAAGGCCAGAAGCTCGGCTACTCCGGCCGCGCCGCTTCGGCGTCGCCGGCGGTGGGCTACTCGCACCTGCACCAGGAACAGCAGAAGGCGCTCGTCGATGGCGCGTTTGGCAAGCTCAAGGGCTTCGTGCTGACCAAGTAA
- a CDS encoding DUF465 domain-containing protein, with product MDSNLHSLSRQLIELRIEHADLDATIDRLAEALPQDELLLRRLKKRRLGLRDQIVRLENMLDPREPA from the coding sequence TTGGACTCCAATCTCCACTCCCTTTCCCGCCAATTGATCGAGTTGCGCATCGAACATGCCGACCTTGATGCCACCATCGACCGCTTGGCCGAGGCTTTGCCGCAAGACGAACTCCTGCTGCGGCGCCTGAAGAAGCGCCGCCTCGGGCTGCGCGACCAGATCGTGCGGCTCGAAAACATGCTCGATCCGAGAGAACCCGCGTGA